In a genomic window of Muntiacus reevesi chromosome 1, mMunRee1.1, whole genome shotgun sequence:
- the GARIN6 gene encoding LOW QUALITY PROTEIN: Golgi-associated RAB2 interactor protein 6 (The sequence of the model RefSeq protein was modified relative to this genomic sequence to represent the inferred CDS: inserted 1 base in 1 codon): MAYYTAKSSLAMRMFKTSVGKVQRQVYEGEYPIFQYAPVCASDFIQFSRKGEAMDLHNRARMVTVGVAGTSPHLTLPDVMRLAPPAAACDDANKHSPVAWERGKXATQILELTRLLPLKFVEIAIHNSKKQQLRLKLATGHSFYLQLCPPPDRGDLFIQWKNLIYILRPSAKSHSRTRATPARNILDITGFKKEKKCPVVSLKKMGPGCLGKIAKSPERLWDRGSSGILWDNFWKDSRPNEPHLEAMVR; encoded by the exons CATACTACACAGCCAAAAGCAGTCTTGCCATGCGTATGTTTAAGACCTCCGTGGGGAAAGTGCAGCGACAAGTGTACGAGGGGGAGTACCCTATATTCCAATATGCGCCAGTGTGTGCGAGTGACTTCATACAGTTCAGCAGGAAAGGAGAAGCGATGGATCTGCACAACCGCGCCCGAATGGTGACTGTGGGCGTCGCTGGCACCAGCCCCCACCTCACACTGCCTGATGTCATGCGGCTGGCCCCACCAGCTGCTGCCTGTGATGACGCTAACAAGCACAGCCCTGTTGCCTGGGAGAGAGGTA GAGCTACACAGATTTTAGAGCTAACCAGGCTGCTTCCCTTGAAGTTTGTAGAGATAGCCATTCATAACAGTAAAAAACAACAGCTCCGCCTGAAGCTTGCCACTGGCCACTCTTTTTACCTTCAGCTGTGTCCCCCTCCAGACAGAGGGGATCTTTTTATTCAGTGGAAAAACCTAATTTATATCTTGAGACCATCAGCAAAGTCTCACAGCAGAACCCGGGCCACTCCAGCTAGGAACATTCTGGACATAACTGGatttaagaaagagaagaagtGCCCAGTGGTAAGTCTCAAAAAGATGGGGCCAGGGTGCTTAGGGAAAATAGCTAAAAGTCCTGAGAGGCTTTGGGACAGAGGCTCATCTGGGATTCTTTGGGATAATTTTTGGAAGGACTCAAGGCCAAATGAGCCTCATTTGGAGGCCATGGTACGCTAA